DNA sequence from the Podospora pseudocomata strain CBS 415.72m chromosome 2 map unlocalized CBS415.72m_2.2, whole genome shotgun sequence genome:
TACTTGGCAATCGTGCTTCTGGCCGTGCAGCCTTTTGTATGAAACTGAtcttgtttgtttttcttgtttttgagGAGACAAGTCAGTATTGGGGAGATTGTTTTTGTCTCGGGGATGTGTCGTGTGAGGAAGTGGCAACGACAAGAGcgtggttgtgtggtggagCTTGAGGAAAGACTGGGAGTGTTTTTGTCAACTTTTGGCAACAGCCCTCTCTTCTTGGAATACTGGCAGATTCCAAAGTAGAAGGCTTCGTAGAAGTCTATAGATTCTCGGCCTGGCACTCACCTGGTATCTGTATAAGTTTGTGTACGGCAGACTTGTGTTTTGAGTATCTCTTTGACGACAAGTCCTTGCTGGAAGGATTCGTCATATTAAGGCTATGTACAAGGATAGAAAGCTTCTAGAATGGCTCAACATGTATTTACGAGAGAACGTTTCGGATTGGGCCATCTCCAGTTAATTTCGACAAGGCATGCTACTTGGTTTGGACTACATACATTTGATGTTCCAAGGCTACGGTCTGTGTACTTTCTCATTCGTATGCAGCACGAAAAACCACGGTGCCTTGAGAAATTCAGCCGTTGTGGTTACCCATGAGATGCCCCTGATTTTAAAACCGACAAGGAACAGAAACGGCACGGTATGTTTTCCCCTTTGGTACCCAACGTTCACTCCAGCTCTTCGAGTTCCAGATTCTCAGAACGAACTCGGTTGACACCGTACCTAGGTCCCAAATTCCGCTCTCTCCGTTGAAGGCAAGCTTGAAAGTCCCTGCCAGGTACCTCAACCAAATTGCCCAAAGGGGATTCCGACAGCCCAGGTCAGGGTGAGCGGGAAGCATCTCCTTCTTTGTCCGTTGTGGTGGCGTGGTAAGAATCTTGCTGTACACGTGGGACTATTACACACAAAGAAACTCGGCAACAGAGATCGCACGCGATTTTTAGAGTTTGTTTCGTAAAGGTCAAATTTGGAGAGGCAGGAGCGTTGAGGTGGGCAGGCAACCATGCAGGCAGAGAGTGATCGCTCAACAGTGTCAAGAGAAGGGAATTGGGCGGACATATCACATCACTCATTCTAACATCATTGCAAAACATGGCAGTAAAAGATTGCTCAGTTACATTCCCATTTTACCGGGAGTGAACCAAATAAATAACAATAATCCTTCGCACACTATCCATCCTTCAAAATCGCACCAGGGGGGTATATTGATTCGCACTCCatcccaaaaacaaaacagccGTCAAATCAAAAAACCACTATTCACCAGAAAGAAAaccgcttctttttctcttttgttcATAACTCTTTCCCGTCCAATTCTCCTCCGCTCCTTTTCCTCAACCGAAACCCAAATTTCCCGACCGTTGGTACCGGTAGTTGAACTGCCGGTGAGATGgtgtgaggtgaggtgtttgttttgttggcgCCTCAGCTCGTGTGGAGTTTTGACTTTTGAGTTGGAGACCGCTGGAGCCCCTTTTCCCAAGCCTTGCTCCACACATCCCAgcacaccaacaaaccatcCGGTCTCTCGccaaacccaccaaccaAGGGATACCGGTTCGTCTGATGACAGAATTCATCTTGTCGAGGTGAAAAAAGATTGCTGAGCTGAGAACTTTTCGGCAGTCgttgctttgttgttgttggtatCCTTCTGAGGCCCCTGCCCTCCgtgacaaaaaaaaatgaatAACTTTTTGATATCCCCTTCCCGATTCATAAAACCCTCCGGAACGCCGTGCTGTGTTGTTTGCAAAAGTTGGTGTGGTATAAATATAGACAAATGAAACAGAAGCGCAGAGCAGATGAGTCGTCGAGTGTGTCGTCTCAACGACTCATGACAGAGTTAGAGTCGACTTAGTGGCCGAGGCTGCTGATGCGGCCCCAGAAGCCAGACTTGGTGCTGCcgttggtgctgttggagTCTCTCCGGCTGAGCTCGGTCGAGGTCTtcttggtggaggaggagctggagctgaaGATGTTGCCGGCGCCACCGCGGCCTACGTGGCTGATGGTGGCAGCCTTCTCGCGGACCTCGGCGCGGGTGAACTCCTCGTCGAAGGAGAGGACAGGGCGCTCGGCTTTGGCGTGAGCGTTGCCGGCACCGCCCCGGCCGGAGTAGAAACGgccggtgctggagggggtggtagCAGCGGGGGTAGGGACACCGGAGGGAGCGGTGGTCTGAGGAGCACGGAAGAAGTTGCCAGCACCGCCACGGCCAGAGTGGGTGTAGCTGTTCTTAGCAACGGTGGGGTGAGGCTCGGTGATGGTGTAGAGAGAAGgcattttggcggttgagTGTCTTGTTTGTTAAGGACAAgaggttgttgtgttgtgttgtgttgtgagGGTGGTACTCGGGTGTCAGAGACAGAGCAGAGAGAGCTTGAAGCTTTGGGCAGTGAATTTGCTTTTTGATGGTGTAGTCTGGTCGAGATATCCTTGtgtaaaaaaaaagggagcAGACAAAGGAGAGCTATTATACCCAAGGCAAGGAAAGTGCCTTGTGTGTAAGTGAAATTGCCAAGCATGGGCCAAGGGGCAGACAGATGGAGACAGGAAACGGGAAACGAAACTTTTCCCCAACAAGCCCCCCCCTCTTGGATTCCAGCCAAACAAAGATCCAGCGCCGTAGCACGAGCTCTGGGCGGAAAGCCGCATGATCATGGCACCCTGGCGCTAAGCCGCCTGGAAGGACAGCGAAAAAAGAGTACAAGCCCGGTACTTTGCCCTGTAGCCCTCTTTGTTCCAACGCCCGATTGGCGCCCTGGCAAAAATTTGCAGGGCAAAGACGCAAGAGCTTCACCAAGATGGCCTCTTTTGGCATGGCAGGGTCATCGTGGGC
Encoded proteins:
- a CDS encoding uncharacterized protein (EggNog:ENOG503P786; COG:S), whose protein sequence is MPSLYTITEPHPTVAKNSYTHSGRGGAGNFFRAPQTTAPSGVPTPAATTPSSTGRFYSGRGGAGNAHAKAERPVLSFDEEFTRAEVREKAATISHVGRGGAGNIFSSSSSSTKKTSTELSRRDSNSTNGSTKSGFWGRISSLGH